The stretch of DNA CTGGCGAAGTACGAGGACAGGCTCGACGACGCGGAGACGCCGGGCAGCGGGGAGTAGCGGCGGTCGGCGACCGGTCTACAGCGAGTTCTTCAGCTTCTCGAAGAACCCTTCCTCGACCTCGACCTCCTCGCCGCCGGCCTCGGCGAACTGCTCGAGGGCCTCCTTCTGCTCGGCGTTGAGGCTGTCGGGTGTGACGACCTGCACCTGGACGTAGAGGTCGCCGCTGCCGCGCCGGCGCAGGCGGGGCATCCCCTTGCCCTCCAGCCGGAACACCTCGCCGCTCTGGGTGCCGGCGGGCACGTCCATCTCCACGTCGCCGTCGAGCGTCGGGACGCTGACGGTGTCGCCGAAGACCGCCTGCGGGAAGGAGATGGGGTGCTGGTGGGTGAGGTCCGCGCCCTCGCGCTCGAAGTCGGGGTGGTCCCGGACCGACACCTGGATGAGGAGGTCGCCGTTGGGCCCGCCCCGTTCGCCGGGCGCGCCCTCGCGTTCCATCCGCAGGGTCTGTCCGTCCTCGATGCCGGCGGGGACCTCGACCTCCAGCGTCGCCTCGTTCTGGACGGTCCCGTTGCCGCCACAGGTCGAACAGGTCTCGTCGTACAGCGTCCCGTCGCCCTCACAGCGCCGACAGGTGGCGGTCTGCTGGACCCGGCCCATCGGCGTCTGCTGGACGCGGGTGGTCTGTCCCTGGCCGTTGCACTCGGGGCAGGTCCGGGAGTCGGCCCCCGGCGGGTGGCCCTTCCCGTCGCAGTCGTCGCAGCGCTCGGGTCGGGTGACCGTCAGGTTCTTCGTGACGCCCTCGTGGGCCTCGGCGAGGTCGATCTCCAGCCGGGTCTGGAGGTCCTGTCCCTGCTGGGGGCGGTTGCCGCCGCCGCGACGGCCCCCACCGCCGAAGAACTGGTCGAAGATGTCCTGCATGTCGAACCCGCCCGCACCGCCGAACGGGTCGCCGCCGGCCGCGCCGCCGCGGCCGCCGCCACCGCCGGCCCCGCCGCGCTTCTCGGCCTGCTCGAAGCGCTCGTGACCCATCTGGTCGTACATCTGGCGCTTCTCCTCGTCGGTCAGGACCTCCTTGGCCTTCTTCGCCTTCTTGAACTTCTCCTCTGCGTTCGGATCGTCGCTGACGTCCGGGTGGTACTCCCGGGCTTTCTCCCGGTAGGCCTCCTGGATCTCCTCCTCGGAGGCGTCCCGCGAGACACCCAGTATCTCGTAGAAATCCTGCGACATTCGTTGTGGGATGGATACTCGATTGAGCCACTTCAATAGAACGGGTTAGGGACTCCCCGGGCGGCGACCGGGGGGCTTATCTCCGTGCCGGTGGACCCTTCCGGTGATGGATACCGGTCGCCGCTCCGATGGCCGTGCGGTCG from Haloarcula litorea encodes:
- the dnaJ gene encoding molecular chaperone DnaJ, which codes for MSQDFYEILGVSRDASEEEIQEAYREKAREYHPDVSDDPNAEEKFKKAKKAKEVLTDEEKRQMYDQMGHERFEQAEKRGGAGGGGGRGGAAGGDPFGGAGGFDMQDIFDQFFGGGGRRGGGNRPQQGQDLQTRLEIDLAEAHEGVTKNLTVTRPERCDDCDGKGHPPGADSRTCPECNGQGQTTRVQQTPMGRVQQTATCRRCEGDGTLYDETCSTCGGNGTVQNEATLEVEVPAGIEDGQTLRMEREGAPGERGGPNGDLLIQVSVRDHPDFEREGADLTHQHPISFPQAVFGDTVSVPTLDGDVEMDVPAGTQSGEVFRLEGKGMPRLRRRGSGDLYVQVQVVTPDSLNAEQKEALEQFAEAGGEEVEVEEGFFEKLKNSL